The genomic interval ATACTAGTCATGTTTTCATTCTGTTAAAGTTGAGATATTCATGCTGTCATGAATTTCACAATAATCGTttcatgaatgaatgagaaatgaaTAATTGGTGTTGCTACCTTTATAAAAACCTACGTTACTTCCCTATAACATGATAAAGTAATAgacttaaataataaataaagtttaaaaaattgataTCAAGTTTCATTGAATGAGGAGTAAATTAATATTACATGGTCCTTATGACAACTTCTGTCTCACATAATACATTATCTGAACAAAACACATGTAAATGTTTAGATGACAAACAAAAGATATAgtatatgaaataattatttatatattattagtTAATATAAAACCCAAAATTTACATGAAACTTTCATTTACTTCTATATTTCTGATGATCAAGTAttgcaaaataatataaaaaactaCATGACCAAAACAGTTTCTTTGTTGCTTTAGAATAAATTAAGTTAAATTCATTTAATTCACTGTTTATATTCTTTGTATTATATgccaagcaaaaataaaattactaataaTCTAtctccctagaaactgagttggATGATTGTGATGCtgcttatatatataatatgcttgTATTTAAGAATTATTCTGTTAATTCATCTTTATGATCTAAGAACTGCTTATCTcaggaaaaactaaagatagtTTGGACAGCATACTTCATTGCTTCATTACTCCAATATATTCTATTACTttaaatttctcttaatttttgctGAATACTGGTGAACCCTCACCAGTTTCTTCAGTGCATCCTTCATGTCCTTATTCCTTAAGGTGTAAATGAGGGGGTTGAGACTTGGGGTGATGATGGTGTAGAAGAGGGTGAGGAACTTGCCCTGGTCCCTGGAAGCACTGTTACCTGGTTGCAGGTACAAGTAGATAATAGCTCCGTAGAATATTGACACCACAGTGAGATGAGATCCACAGGTGTTCATTGCTTTTCGTTGTCCCGCCTTTGACTTCATTCTCAGCACAGCTTTGGCAATGTAGCCATAGGATATAAGAATAAGTATGAGGGGTGTAAGGACAATGACAATgcctaaagcaaaaacagacatTTCAACTGCTGTGGTATCTACACAAGCTATCTTTACCATAGCTGGCAACTCACACAAAAAATGATCTAGAAGGTTGTTTCCACATCTAGGCAAATTCATGGTGAGTGTGCATAACACAACAGAATTGGCCAGACTAATACTCCAGACCATGATAACCATCTGGAGACATAGATGTGGATTCATGATTACCAGATAATGC from Castor canadensis chromosome 8, mCasCan1.hap1v2, whole genome shotgun sequence carries:
- the LOC141425886 gene encoding olfactory receptor 2W1 yields the protein MDQCNYTYLHGFILLGFSDHPKLEMILSGVVSIFYFITLVANTAIILASLLDSHLHTPMYFFLRNLSFLDLCFTTSIIPQMLVNLWGPEKTISYVGCVIQLYVYMWLGSIECLLLAVMSYDRFTAICKPLHYLVIMNPHLCLQMVIMVWSISLANSVVLCTLTMNLPRCGNNLLDHFLCELPAMVKIACVDTTAVEMSVFALGIVIVLTPLILILISYGYIAKAVLRMKSKAGQRKAMNTCGSHLTVVSIFYGAIIYLYLQPGNSASRDQGKFLTLFYTIITPSLNPLIYTLRNKDMKDALKKLVRVHQYSAKIKRNLK